A stretch of the Streptococcus himalayensis genome encodes the following:
- a CDS encoding MFS transporter: MKKSAQSLILLMTMGVFGILNTEMGVMGILPHIAKAYQVSLAQAGILVSSFALVVALAGPTMPLLFSKVNRKTVMMLATGTFALTTLLAIVAPNFWILVFLRMLPAVFHPVYVSMAMSVAANSVEEKDAEKAVARVFIGVSAGSLLGIPVSNFLANHFSLTAAMLFFAIINLLVFIGTVILVPSMPVTEGLSYGKQLGILKRPVVWISIVSILLLNGAVFGFSSYLSDFLDSVSRFEPSAISSLLLVIGLMNIVGNSLAGQWLGRQSDLILKTLPISLILLFLLLFVWGHQMFVVLPILLLFGIVAGIEGNANQYMIAKVGMDAPDFANGLFLAAANLGVTIGTSISGLFIAQGGGTQYSLLGSILLLVIGTATVFVRQKMLKKS, encoded by the coding sequence ATGAAAAAATCAGCACAATCCCTCATTTTATTGATGACCATGGGTGTTTTTGGAATTTTAAATACAGAAATGGGAGTCATGGGGATTTTACCGCATATTGCAAAAGCCTATCAAGTGTCACTGGCTCAGGCAGGAATTTTGGTAAGTAGCTTTGCCCTAGTCGTTGCCCTTGCAGGTCCAACCATGCCCCTTCTTTTTTCAAAAGTTAATCGTAAAACAGTTATGATGCTCGCAACAGGAACTTTTGCACTCACAACTCTTCTTGCGATTGTTGCGCCCAATTTTTGGATACTAGTCTTCTTACGAATGCTTCCTGCGGTGTTTCATCCCGTCTATGTGTCCATGGCCATGAGTGTCGCTGCAAACTCTGTGGAGGAAAAAGATGCTGAAAAAGCAGTAGCGCGAGTCTTTATTGGGGTATCAGCTGGTTCACTTCTAGGAATTCCTGTTTCTAACTTTCTTGCAAATCATTTTTCACTCACTGCAGCTATGCTTTTCTTTGCTATCATCAACCTACTTGTGTTTATTGGAACTGTGATACTGGTGCCATCTATGCCAGTTACCGAAGGACTTTCTTATGGCAAGCAACTCGGTATTTTAAAACGTCCAGTTGTTTGGATTTCCATTGTGAGCATTTTACTACTCAATGGTGCTGTATTTGGCTTTAGTAGTTATTTGTCTGATTTTTTAGATAGTGTCAGTCGTTTTGAACCAAGTGCAATTAGCTCGCTCCTGCTCGTGATTGGTTTGATGAATATTGTTGGAAATAGCTTGGCGGGTCAATGGCTGGGAAGACAGTCTGACTTGATTTTGAAAACTTTGCCGATTTCACTCATTCTTCTATTTCTGCTTTTATTTGTTTGGGGACACCAGATGTTTGTGGTCCTACCGATTTTACTTCTTTTTGGAATCGTTGCTGGTATAGAAGGAAATGCTAACCAATATATGATTGCCAAGGTTGGAATGGATGCTCCAGATTTTGCAAATGGTTTGTTTTTAGCAGCTGCTAATTTAGGGGTGACCATTGGAACTTCAATCAGCGGTCTCTTTATTGCCCAGGGAGGTGGCACACAGTACAGTCTTTTGGGTTCCATTCTTCTCTTGGTAATCGGAACAGCGACTGTTTTTGTAAGACAAAAGATGCTCAAAAAATCATAG
- a CDS encoding family 1 glycosylhydrolase gives MTKRFPEGFLWGGAIAANQAEGAYNVDGRGLVQTDVTTGGSVDKPRYATFVDKDGNPGKLPSMGHTAKLPEGATFAILEDEYYPNHEAVDFYHRYKEDIKLFAEMGYSVFRLSISWARIFPNGDDKEPNQAGLDFYRSVFEECRKYGIEPLVSIWHFDTPLALEEAYGGWTNRKLIDFYVTYAETIFKEYKDLVKYWLTFNEINNTVMFLDMFGDKATDQDYQEAYQHLHHQFVASARAVKIGHDINPDFQFGNMICGITFYPGTCDPKDILENQHKWEQNIFYCSDVQAKGRYGSYAKRLWKEHRVELEITEQDKQDLLAGTIDMYTFSYYMSSVVTTHQFDDTASGNFSIGAKNPYLTYSDWGWAHDPMGLQYYLEKIYDRYELPMMVVENGLGAFDTVEEDGSIHDSYRIDYHRAHIQAMAEAIENGVDLIAYTTWGCIDLVSAGTGEMRKRYGFIYVDKDDAGNGTFERTPKDSFYWYKQVIASNGEILE, from the coding sequence ATGACAAAACGATTTCCAGAAGGATTTTTATGGGGTGGTGCCATTGCTGCCAATCAAGCTGAAGGAGCTTACAATGTAGATGGTCGTGGATTGGTGCAGACAGATGTTACCACTGGTGGTTCAGTTGACAAGCCTCGCTATGCAACGTTTGTAGATAAAGACGGCAATCCAGGAAAACTTCCCTCTATGGGACACACAGCAAAATTACCTGAAGGGGCAACGTTTGCTATTTTAGAGGATGAGTATTATCCAAACCACGAAGCAGTTGATTTTTACCATCGTTACAAAGAGGACATCAAGCTTTTTGCAGAAATGGGCTACAGTGTCTTTCGGTTATCGATTTCTTGGGCTCGTATTTTTCCAAATGGAGATGACAAGGAGCCTAATCAAGCAGGTTTAGATTTTTATCGCTCTGTGTTTGAAGAATGTCGGAAATATGGGATTGAACCCTTGGTTTCCATCTGGCATTTTGATACGCCTCTCGCTTTAGAAGAGGCATACGGCGGTTGGACCAATCGGAAATTGATTGATTTTTATGTTACCTATGCAGAGACGATTTTTAAGGAATACAAGGATTTAGTGAAATACTGGTTGACCTTTAATGAGATTAACAATACAGTGATGTTCCTTGATATGTTTGGGGATAAGGCTACTGACCAGGACTACCAAGAGGCTTACCAACACTTGCACCATCAATTTGTAGCCTCTGCCCGTGCTGTGAAAATCGGTCATGACATCAATCCTGATTTTCAATTTGGCAATATGATTTGCGGTATTACCTTCTACCCAGGTACCTGTGATCCGAAGGATATTTTGGAAAACCAGCACAAATGGGAGCAAAATATTTTCTATTGCAGCGATGTGCAGGCTAAGGGGCGTTATGGTAGTTATGCCAAACGTTTGTGGAAGGAACACCGTGTTGAGTTAGAGATTACGGAGCAAGACAAGCAAGATTTGCTAGCAGGAACGATTGATATGTATACTTTCTCCTACTATATGTCCTCTGTGGTGACGACTCATCAATTTGATGATACAGCGTCAGGAAATTTTTCAATCGGTGCGAAAAATCCTTACTTGACCTATTCAGATTGGGGCTGGGCTCATGATCCAATGGGCTTGCAGTACTATTTAGAAAAAATCTATGACCGCTATGAATTGCCAATGATGGTCGTCGAAAATGGTTTAGGTGCATTCGATACAGTTGAAGAAGATGGAAGTATTCATGATAGCTATCGGATTGATTACCATAGAGCCCACATTCAAGCCATGGCAGAAGCTATTGAAAATGGGGTTGATTTGATTGCCTATACGACTTGGGGATGTATTGATTTGGTGTCAGCAGGAACTGGTGAAATGCGGAAACGTTACGGTTTTATCTATGTCGATAAGGATGATGCTGGAAATGGAACGTTTGAGCGAACACCAAAAGATAGCTTTTACTGGTACAAACAAGTGATTGCAAGTAATGGTGAAATTCTGGAATAG